The Cyprinus carpio isolate SPL01 unplaced genomic scaffold, ASM1834038v1 S000006637, whole genome shotgun sequence genome has a window encoding:
- the LOC109068069 gene encoding transmembrane protein 132C-like, with amino-acid sequence MRGRVRMLLNFTYGYLRAQLEVKVWIPKLPLHIEVSDTELSQIKGWRIPVNSNAQRSTRDSEDDDDEERRGKTCTLQYQRAMVRVLTHFVAESSETRGQVAHMLGSDWQVDITELVWDFLKVEDPRIARLREGRVLEGKDTGMTSIQVLSPLSDSILAEKTVRVVDDRVTITELGLQLVSGLSLSLQLSTGSNRAISATATTQEVLSNPKQEALISAWLQFSDGSMAPLDLYNPEHFVLTATSLDEDVVSVRQDAAGRWPVISAHAEGQGLLVHVEMTVSEVCQKFKRRSILAAGNCNIRVKFGRSESALRPGDFGQDGDDMNNRPGDRRQNPSLPDRTGMDNHYYGSSISDMEDSIMRRITTTTKTAIIRRPGGDKLSDDGSQLPGIPIDFSDFPAQVDLPRGHNVDEDDLQIPHGLTDLEIGMYALLGVFCLAILVFLINCISYTLKYRHKEMSIEGQESLNHAHDWVWLGNDAEFLESHVSLSPQTDEHITIMDSSLGGLEEGSHLLNGGSLQKNVQGQVHRGAETTTVCTGKDSKGDSPTTKRKRVKFTTFTTIPVESVSPAKENLGVGPDNDIKWVCQDVELGDSKELRNYMERLNDSALNKVA; translated from the exons GTCAACGCGGGACAGTGAAGATGACGATGATGAAGAGCGGAGAGGAAAGACATGTACTCTACAGTACCAGAGGGCCATGGTGCGTGTGCTCACACACTTTGTGGCTGAATCCTCAGAGACGCGAGGTCAGGTGGCCCACATGCTGGGCAGTGATTGGCAGGTGGACATTACAGAGTTAGTCTGGGACTTCCTGAAAGTAGAGGATCCACGGATCGCCAGGCTAAGAGAGGGACGGGTTTTGGAGGGCAAGGACACAGGCATGACCAGCATTCAG GTTCTGTCCCCATTGTCAGACTCCATCCTGGCAGAGAAGACGGTGAGGGTTGTGGATGATCGAGTGACCATCACTGAACTGGGCCTGCAGTTGGTCAGTGGGCTCTCACTCAGCCTGCAGCTCAGCACAGGAAGTAACCGAGCCATCAGCGCCACGGCAACCACACAGGAAGTGCTCAGCAATCCTAAACAG GAGGCGCTGATCAGTGCATGGCTGCAGTTCAGTGATGGCTCCATGGCTCCTCTGGACCTGTACAACCCAGAGCATTTTGTTTTGACTGCTACTTCTCTGGATGAGGATGTGGTGTCCGTACGGCAAGATGCTGCAGGCCGGTGGCCGGTCATTTCTGCCCATGCTGAGGGTCAAGGTCTGCTGGTGCATGTGGAAATGACGGTATCTGAAGTGTGTCAGAAATTTAAGCGTCGGAGCATCCTGGCAGCTGGAAACTGCAACATCCGTGTGAAGTTTGGTCGTAGCGAAAGCGCCTTGAGACCCGGCGACTTCGGCCAGGATGGAGATGACATGAACAACAGACCAGGAGACCGCAGACAGAACCCATCTCTCCCGGATAGGACAGGAATGGACAACCACTACTATGGAAGCTCCATCTCAGACATGGAGGACAGTATCATGAGAAGAATCACCACCACAACCAAAACGGCAATCATCAGAAGACCAGGTGGAGATAAGCTCTCAGATGATGGGAGCCAGTTGCCCGGCATTCCCATTGACTTCTCAGACTTCCCCGCTCAAGTGGACCTTCCCCGAGGACATAACGTGGATGAGGACGACCTTCAAATACCTCATGGACTTACCGACCTTGAAATTGGGATGTACGCTTTGTTAGGCGTCTTCTGTTTGGCTATTCTGGTTTTCCTCATCAATTGCATCTCATATACTCTCAAGTACCGGCACAAGGAGATGTCGATTGAGGGCCAGGAGAGCTTGAACCACGCCCATGACTGGGTGTGGTTGGGAAATGACGCCGAATTTCTGGAGAGCCATGTAAGTTTGTCTCCGCAGACCGATGAGCACATCACCATTATGGACTCCAGCTTAGGAGGGTTAGAAGAAGGAAGCCACCTTCTCAACGGCGGTTCTTTGCAGAAGAACGTTCAAGGCCAGGTGCACCGAGGAGCCGAAACCACTACCGTCTGCACCGGGAAAGACAGCAAAGGTGATTCACCAACGACCAAAAGGAAACGTGTGAAGTTTACCACATTCACCACCATCCCAGTGGAAAGCGTTAGTCCGGCTAAGGAAAATCTGGGAGTAGGTCCTGACAATGACATTAAGTGGGTATGTCAGGATGTTGAGCTTGGTGACTCCAAGGAACTACGAAACTACATGGAGCGGCTAAACGACAGTGCTTTAAATAAAGTGGCGTAG